From the genome of Anoplopoma fimbria isolate UVic2021 breed Golden Eagle Sablefish chromosome 1, Afim_UVic_2022, whole genome shotgun sequence, one region includes:
- the LOC129096862 gene encoding scavenger receptor cysteine-rich type 1 protein M130-like: MDHRVLIVFLLLWSSGLCGDTHRSVLSGDVRLVGGASRCDGKLEMKLQGEWKAVYKPQTEDRPVLSTYDVHGGRVKVDYQYEWDPTSAAEVCKQLNCELSSSKVEITCSGRLEVKINQSNQSWSSVCEDDFDQQDAEVVCRELGCGSPSVLQGVLYGDVEAPMWTREFQCGGHESALLDCRSSVRNTCSSGKAVGLTCSEPGGVRLVGGARRCNGTLEMKQQGEWKPVDEREWDLRLAGIVCGELDCGSAVSTRRRWTNTAGEFWTIKSDCDASSLMECFTGLEYSSTFLEITCSDSQTIRLVKGSSLCSGRLEVKINQSNQSWSSVCEDDFDQQDAEVVCRELGCGAPSVPQGALYGDVEAPMWTREFQCGGNESFLLDCRSSASTRETCSPVGLTCADPDIIRLVKDPSRCAGILEVKNHGEWRPVNDWDSEWDQMPDAMCRQLDCGSAVSTVSLESYFHRPVWWINSSCVQSKSALKECVSAKDAFGSSSISIICSGLLAQPVISPSPSTDGVSQAKQQGLQVLLGSEVTIRCSIEPQYQGGSFQLLFSSSNTAQNYTLPAVNHSAHFLFPAADPTHQGEYRCVYHLHFYSHNFSSESQPLHLTVSASLTELIIRCVVLLLGMTILIAAVCFTSKASRKVGTREDL, from the exons ATGGATCACAGAGTGctgattgtgtttctgttgctcTGGAGCTCAG GGCTCTGCGGAGACACACACCGTTCAG TATTGTCCGGTGACgtcaggttggtgggaggagcCAGCCGCTGTGATGGTAAACTAGAGATGAAACTCCAGGGAGAGTGGAAAGCCGTGTATAAGCCTCAAACAGAGGATAGGCCTGTCCTTAGCACTTATGACGTGCATGGAGGCAGAGTGAAGGTCGATTACCAGTATGAGTGGGACCCGACATCGGCAGCTGAAGTGTGCAAACAGCTCAACTGTG AATTGTCTTCTTCCAAGGTGGAGATCACCTGTTCAG GCAGACTGGAGGTGAAGATAAACCAGTCAAACCAGTCCTGGTCTTCAGTGTGTGAGGATGACTTTGACCAGCAGGATGCAGAGGTGGTCTGTAGGGAGCTTGGCTGTGGGTctccttcagtcctccagggGGTGCTCTATGGAGACGTGGAGGCTCCAATGTGGACCAGAGAGTTCCAGTGTGGAGGCCATGAGTCTGCTCTCCTGGATTGTAGAAGCTCAGTTAGAAACACCTGCTCTTCTGGCAAAGCCGTtggactcacctgctcag AACCTGGTGGTGTCCGGCTGGTTGGAGGAGCCAGACGGTGTAATGGCACCCTTGAGATGAAACAACAGGGCGAATGGAAACCAGTGGATGAGAGGGAGTGGGACCTGAGGTTAGCAGGCATAGTGTGTGGAGAGctggactgtggctctgctgtttcaACCAGGAGAAGATGGACGAACACAGCAGGAGAATTTTGGACAATCAAATCTGACTGTGATGCATCTTCACTGATGGAATGTTTTACAGGACTTGAGTATTCCTCTACCTTCCTAGAGATAACCTGCTCAG ACTCCCAGACTATCAGGCTGGTGAAAGGGTCTAGTCTGTGTTCAGGCAGACTGGAGGTGAAGATAAACCAGTCAAACCAGTCCTGGTCTTCAGTGTGCGAGGATGACTTTGACCAGCAGGATGCAGAGGTGGTCTGTAGGGAGCTTGGTTGTGGGGCTCCCTCAGTCCCCCAGGGGGCGCTCTATGGAGACGTGGAGGCTCCAATGTGGACCAGAGAGTTCCAGTGTGGAGGCAATGAGTCTTTTCTCCTGGACTGTAGAAGCTCAGCGTCGACCAGAGAAACCTGCTCACCTGTTGGACTCACATGCGCAG ATCCAGACATTATCAGGTTGGTGAAAGACCCCAGCCGCTGCGCTGGTATACTGGAGGTGAAAAACCACGGCGAGTGGAGACCAGTGAATGACTGGGATTCTGAATGGGACCAGATGCCTGATGCAATGTGTAGACAGCTGGATTGTGGTTCTGCTGTTTCAACGGTTTCATTAGAAAGTTATTTCCACAGACCTGTGTGGTGGATCAACTCTTCCTGTGTTCAGTCCAAATCAGCACTGAAGGAATGTGTGTCAGCAAAGGATGCATTCGGCTCATCCAGCATTTCCATCATCTGTTCAG GTTTGCTGGCTCAGCCAGtcatctccccctctccctccaccgACGGGGTCTCCCAGGCCAAGCAGCAGGGGCTCCAGGTGCTCCTGGGCTCCGAAGTCACCATCAGGTGCTCTATAGAGCCACAGTACCAAGGAGGCTCCTtccagctcctcttctcctcctccaacacAGCACAGAACTACACTCtgccagctgtcaatcactctgCCCATTTCCTGTTCCCTGCTGCTGACCCCACCCACCAAGGGGAGTACCGCTGTGTTTATCACCTCCACTTTTACTCCCATAACTTCTCTTCTGAGAGCCAGCCGCTCCATCTCACTGTCTCAG CTTCTCTAACTGAGTTGATCATCAGATGTGTTGTCCTCCTGCTCGGTATGACGATTCTCATCGCTGCCGTCTGCTTCACCTCTAAG GCCAGCAGAAAGGTCGGGACAAGAGAAGATCTCTGA